Below is a genomic region from Desulfobacter sp..
TGAGGTTCAGACATCTAATGCATAGCCCACGGACAAGGGAAGATCGGGAAAAGTTCAAATTTAAGATTTTTGATCGTCCATAAATTTTGTTTTGATCTCATCTGTTTAATCGGGTATTGTATTGGCGGCCTTTGTTGATTGACCCTTGCATCCGGGACAAAGGTGAGTGCACATAAAAAAAGTATTGGAGACCCTAATGTCAGAAGTCATACTCGAAAATCTGGAAAAACAACTCAACCAACACCTTGGCCAGACGGTTCCCTTTCACGCGGCCTATGATATTAACCCGGCTCTGGAACTGGCTGGAATCATGGAAAACAAAGGGTACTCTTTTCAGTTGAAAGACCTTTATCCTAAAAGTATGACCAATACCGGGTGGCAGGCGGTCTTTTCCAAGGACGGCCAGAGGTTTTCAGCCGAAGATCCCGCCTCTCCTGTGGCCGTATGCACTGCCGCCATCAGTGCCTTGACCCGCCAGTAGTTGACGGTGCCCTTTTTGTTTTACCCGGGCGGTTATAAACCATAAAAGATCATTAAAATTTGGCAGAATTCACCTGGATCATGGAAAAGGGTTTAATTATTTAATAATGATCATGGATATATTCAAAGTCTTTTTTATATTTTGTTATGGTTTCAAAGATGATCGGGTTCTGTTGCAAAAAATTATTAATGTCTGATACAAGTCCGTTTTGGCACTAATTTATTTGCAGAGAGATAGTATGAAAAATGAAAACCCTTTCAAGTGGCGTCATTATGAAAAAGAAATCATCCTGTTGAATGTTCGCTGGTATCTGAGATATCAACTGAGTTACAGGAATCTGGAAGAGATGATGCAAGAACGGGGCTTGTCTGTGGATCACAGTACCATTTACCGATGGGTTCAGCGCTATGCTCCTGAAATGGAAAAGCGAAGCAGGAAGTATCTGCGGCAATCAAATGATTCTTACCGTATTGATGAAACATATATCAAGGTGCGGGGAAAATGAAGTATCTTTACCGAGCGGTCGATTCCCGTGGAAATACCATCGATTTTCTTCTTCGCAGCAGACGTAATATGGAATCTGCCAAACGATTTTTTAAAAAGATGCTGCGAGCTTCCAATAGCTCCAGACCTCGGGTTCTGAGTGTTGACGGAAATCCTGCATATCCTCCGGCAGTAAAGGCTTTGAAAGAAAAAAAGCTTCTGAATAAGGACTGTATCCTAAGACAGAATAAATATCTGAACAATATTATTGAGCAAGACCACCGGTTTATCAAAAAGCTTGTCAGAGCTGGTATGGGGTTCAAGACATTTCATTCTGCCTGGCGGACGCTAAAAGGCTATGAAATTATGAACATGATCAGAAAAGGACAAGTTAAAAATATCGGGAATGTTCAGAATTCTGTGTCACGGTTTCGGTTCCCGGATCTGTCTCGGCGCCAGCGGAAGTAAAAGCCAGGTCCGAGAATGGGCCTTCAATCTGCCACGTCGGAGGAGTTGGCTTTTGCTGGAGCGGAGTTCCTGGAACCATCTTTTCCATCTGTAAATAAATCCCTATCAAATTCCCAGCTCTTTATCCAGCCGGCCTTCAAAGAAAATTGCCAACTGGGAAATTGTCAGTGACCAGTTTTGAACCGGCATTGTCCATTTCTTACTGGCGTTCTGGATCCCCATGTAAAGCAGCTTTAACAGGCTGTCCTGGTTAGGAAACGATCCCTTTGTTTTGGTCAGTTTTCGAAACTGTCGATGCACAGCCTCAATGGTATTTGTGGTGTATATTATCCGTCGGATCTCTTCTGGATATTTAAAGAAATGACTGAGGCGCTCCCAGTTGTTCCGCCAGGATTTTATCACAATCGGGTATTTGTCATTCCATTTATTTTCCAAGATATCCAGTTCTTCTTCGGCCAGATCCTTATTGACCGCTTTATAAACACGTTTTAGATCTGCCATAAATTCCTTTTTATTTTTGGAACCAACGTATTTCAATGAATTTCGGATCTGGTGGACTACGCAGAGTTGAACTTCTGTGTCCGGGAATATGGTCTCAATGGCCTCGGGAAAACCTTTTAGACCATCAACACAGGCAATCAGGATATCTTTTACCCCTCGGTTTGAAAGGTCTGTTAACACCTGCAGCCAGAAGTTCGCACCCTCATTCTCGGATATGTACAGCCCAAGAACCTCTTTGCGGCCCTCGATATTCACCCCAAGAATTGTGTAAACGGCTTTGCTGCCGACCTTTCCGTTTTCTCGTACTTTATAATGTATGGCATCAAGCCATACGATTGGGTACACATTTTCCAACGGCCTGGCCTGCCATTCTTTAACGGTATGAATAATTTTATCGGTAATAGCGCTAAGGGTGGCATTTGAAATCTCAAGTCCATAGATTTCCTGTAAATGGGCAGCCATGTCATTATAGCTCATGCCCAGGCCGTAAAGGGCTATTATCTTTCTTTCAATTTCATCGCTGAGCGTTGTTTGGTGTTTTTGACGATTTGTGGAGAGAAGGTTCCGTTCCGATCACGCGGGGTTTTTAGCTCAAATTTACCATCCAGGGACTTAATGGTCTTTCTGCTTTTTCCATTACGGCGGTTGGCAGAAATTTCCTGTCCGAGATGGGACTCCAACTCTCCTTCAAGAGCAGCTTCCGCAAGATTTTTGATTAATGATGTAAGGACGCCGCCCTTACCTGTGAAGGGTTTACCTTCCTGAATACCTTTAAGAGCTTTTTGAAAATCAAATTCGGTGTTGTCTTCGGTCATGTCAGTTCTCCTTATTTAGCTGAGTATATCAGCTTTGATTCAACTGACACAGAATTTTGAACGCCCTCAAAATATCAGGAAGGGAGAAATTTTAAAGCAGAAAGAATTCGTCGAAAATCTGTTTTCTTATGCTGCGTAAATTTTACGCCTGAACGATCTCTTTGTCCTGGAAATATTTTTTGCAACAGAACCCTGGGTATAATAACAATGCTGGCGGCGGGTATTTTTTTCCCTGGCCCTGTCTTCAAAATAAAAGGGTAAAAACACATAATCTGTTTTTTCAAGCAGGTATTTTACATGGCCGTGGAGGGCCACCACCGGAGCGCAGAATTCTGCATTGGCAATTTTCTTTCCCTGCTGCACAGGATCCTTAAGATGGGTGCTTGTCTTCACCTTTACCCCGAGATCGGCAAAAAACATCTGCCAGAAAAAAAGATCCTGGGTCATGTGCAGACCATCGGGAATCCCGATGGTCAATCTGTTTTTTGGGGATTTTGGCCCTAACACCGGGGTCGAAACCGTTTTTCTCAGGGCGAAAAGATCGTACTTGTCCTTTTGCTGAACCCGTTTTTGAGTCTCATAATCTCTGCCGCATAAAAACCCGTATGCCTGGGGTTTGCCCCCCACGTCTGCAATGGTGATCTTGTAATGATTGGTACAGAGTTTACAGACTTCCTGGCGTATGGGAATCTTTTGTTTGTACAGGTCAAACCCCCTGAAATCGGACTGGGCTATGGTGTTGTTTTCCGCCTCTTTTTTTGCCAGAAGTGCCACCCCGAGTGCGCCGGTTAAATGACAATATTTAGAGACATGGATGGGCTTGTTGAGCTTTTGTTCAAACGCTGCCACCAAAGCCTTGTTCCTGGCTGTGGCGCCCTGAAAAAGGACCTGGTCACCGATTTTACCAATACTGGCCACCTTGGTCAGATAATTATCGCGAACCGAGTGAAGCACAGAGGCCAGAATTTCATTTTTTTCAAACCCTTTGGCAAAAAAATAGTTGATATCCCTTTCCATAAAAACCGTACACCGGTCACTGGACACCGGCGCTTTCACCCCTTCGGTCCTGGCAGAATATTCAGACAAGGGACAATCTAACTTGGCGGTCTGTTCTTCAACAAAACTGCCGGTGCCTGCGGCACACACCGTATTGCATCACCGAAGAGGTGACCATGCCGTCCCTTAAAAGGGTGAATTTAGCGTCCTGACCTCCGATTTCAATGATGGTATCTACCTTGGGATTTAAATTTACCGCAGCACAGGCATGGGCGGTAATTTCATCAGGTTCGATATCTGCCCCGATAATTTTGGCTGATATCCGCCGGCCCGACCCCGTGGTGCCACAGCCGTTGATGGATAAATCAAGGGAATAGATAGTTATAAAATGATCACAGGCCTTGAATAATTGTTGAACCGCCTGAACCGGCCTTGAGGCTGTTTTAGTGTAAAACCCGGCCAGAGGATCTCCCTTGATATCCACAATAATGGCCTTGGTTGAAGTCGATCCCACATCCAGGCCGAGAAAGCCTGACACTGAGGAACCCCTATCCGGATCTTTGTAAATATCCACCTCAACCTTCTCGTGATCATAGGAGTTAAAACAGGTAAAATCCGGATAATCAGAAAGGGTCAGGCAAAGGGCAGGGTATCTGTAAACAGACTCATTTTCCTGAATTTTAAAATAATCATCAGGACAAGAATAAGAATTGGGGGATATCCGGGCCATCCCATCCATAAGAGAGAGGGCAGCACCCAGGGCTCCATAGGCCAGACTATTGGAATCTGTTTCCAATTTGATTCCGACAATCTGCTCAAGGTGACGGCTTACAGCTGCGTTTAAAGAGACCCCGCCGCAAAAGACGATGCTGCCTTGGACCTTTTTTTGTTTGAACAGGGTATTGGCGATATTTTTGGCCAGACCATAGCAAAGTCCGTCACAAATCTGGTTTAAATCGTATCCTTCCTGCTGGGAATGGATAAGGTCTGTTTTAGCAAATACGGCGCACCGGGTGGCAATGTCCGGCCTTTTTTTTGTATTCTTAAGGGCCATGGATGAAATTTCTTTAGAACCGGACAAATGCAGGCGGCCTGCCTGCTGGTACAGAAAACTGCCCGTACCTGCAGCACAGGAGGTGTTATGCCTGGCGCCGGTATAATTACCCATCTCATCAAAAAGGCTGAGTGAAAAATTTTCCCCCCCGATATTTAAAACAGCGCCTGCCTTGCCATGATGCAGATGACGAACAGAACGGATAATGGCAACCTGATCGTCAACAATAAAATCTGATTGGATAAAAGAAGGGGAGGCCGCAGTTTTTGCCACATGGGTCACCCCGGTGAGCTCATTTTGTTCAACAAGCCGTGCCAATGCCGCTTTCACCTCACCATGATGATAGCAACTGGTTTGAAAAACCAGGGTTTTGTCAGGGGCAACCAGCGCAAGATGAATGGAAACCGAGCCCACATCAATACCGAGTATTAAAGATGATTTTTTCATTTTCAAATTTGCTCCCTGACTTCTTTCCAAAATAAAGTGACCCCGTCAAACCAGCCGTCCATAAATTTTTGCTCGTGATCAACCCCACCCTGGACAGAATATTTGCCAAGGTCGTGGGCCTCATATATTTTCTGAAAATAGGATTTAAACGTCTCATGCCCGATGATCTCGTACGTATGATCGCAATGCAGTACGTACAACAGATTTTCATAATGGGCAGACCTGGCCCATTTCACGCCCTGGGTTTTTCCTGAGTTGTAAAAATTATTTTCCCAATCCAATTTTTCCTGGCGAAGACGCTTGACAATATCGGGCATGTCAAACTCTTCGGAAAAACGCTTTTGCAGTTCTTCTTTCTTCTGAATGGCATCGGTCAACGCCTCTTGAAACATTTTTGAAAAATTAAAAGAGCTTCGCCATTCGGTGAGTTTTTCATGGAGCATATCTGGAATGCTCAAGGTTATTTTCTGGGCCATTTTATCCATCCAAATCGTAAAATTCAAAAATTGAGGTTGCCCTGGCCGACAAAAAAAGTCTGCACCTGGATTTAGATTAAATTTCAATTAAGTGAAAAATCTACATTAAAGGGGGTGCAGTTTAAACCAGCCCAAAGGGGGGAATCACCTCTGTACAATCTTTGTTATACGTATAAATTTTTGGGTCACGTGTCAATCTGATTCACAAAATTTTACAAATTCAGTTCAATTGCCAACATTTTAACTGGGCCCAGGTACTTGTGTTTTTAGGCCAAACTTTATATAAGCCTTTGTATGCTAAAGCAACAATTGGAAATACTTGGAACCCAGACCCTATTTCGCCTGGAATCCTTGGGCAGGCTTATCCTGTTTCTGGGTGCAGGCCTTGTCCAGGCATTTGTCCCTCCCTTTCAGTGGGCAAAAATCATGGAACAACTCTGGTTTATCGGTGCAAAATCCATGTTTGTTATTATATTAACGGCATTGTTCACCGGCATGGTTTTAGGACTTCAAGGCTATCACACCCTTGTCAGCTTTGGGTCGGAAGCAGCCCTCGGGTCAGCCGTTGCCATGACATTGATCCGGGAACTTGGGCCTGTGCTTTGTGCCATAATGATTGCAGCACGTGCCGGATCTGCCATGGCAGCCGAAATTGGGGTCATGCGAATGTCAGAACAGATTGACGCCCTTGAAACCATGGAGATTCACCCGGTCAGGTTCACCTTTTCCCCGAGAATTATAGCGGCCCTGATCAGTTTTCCCCTGCTCACGGCCCTGTTTGACATCACAGGCATATTGGGCGGATATTTAACCGGATCAATCATGCTGGGAATCAATGAAAATATTTATATGGAAAAGGTCGTCCAAAGTATCAGCCTCGGGGATATTACCGGCGGTTTTTTCAAGGCATTGGTCTTTGGCCTGCTGGTCACCACAGTCTGCTGTTACAGGGGGTATTATGCACACCTGGCTGGAAATGAACAAGGATATGGAGCCAAAGGGGTTTCTCTGGCCACAACCAATGCCGTTGTAAACTCTTGTATTCTCATTTTGATTTCAGACTATATCATCACCTCTTTTTTGGTATAAATCATGTCAAAACCCTTTATTGAACTCATCGACATCCATAAATGCTTTGACACCAATGCGGTGCTCAAAGGGGTAAACCTGACGATTGACCAAGGAAAGATCACCACGGTGATCGGAAAAAGCGGCACTGGAAAATCCGTGCTCTTAAAACATATTATCGGGTTGCTTCACCAGGATTCGGGTCAATTGCTCATCAACGGCATTCCCTTGGACAGGATGAATAAAAAAACAAAACACGGATTCCAAAAAGAACTCTCCTACATGTTCCAGGACAATGCCCTGTTTGATTTTTTAACGGTCTATGAGAACATTGCCCTGCCCTTAACGGAAAAAACAAAACAATCTTCAATGGATATCAAAAAGCATGTATTGGAAAAAATGCGGGTTCTCGGTCTGACTGGCACCCAGAACAAATACCCCTCCCAGCTTTCAGGCGGGATGCGAAAACGGGTGGCCCTGGCAAGGGCCTTGATTACAGATCCCAAGGCCGTTCTATTTGACGAACCCACCACAGGGCTTGATCCTGTAAGAAAAAACAATGTCCATTCAATGATTGCCCAATACCAGAAAGAATTCGGATTTACGGCCATTATTGTCACCCATGACATTCCTGAAATATTTGAAATCACCCAGGATATTGCCATGCTGGACAGGGGTAAAATCATCTTCCAGGGAACTACTTTAGAAATTCTCAACTCAGACAATCCAAGTGTTAACTCCTTTATTCAAGGACAAAACTACAGCACAAAGGCCAGTTAGGAAAACCTATGAAAAATAAAAATATTGAATTGTATGTGGGCGTATTTGTTGTCATCTGCTCCATCTGTGTGGGATACCTGGTCCTGGTCATCGGAGATGTTAAGCTCTTCGGCGGAGAGCGGTATGCCCTTTACGGCTATTTTTCATCTGCCAGCGGATTAAAAACCGGGGCCCGGGTCGAGATGGCCGGCGTAGATATCGGAAATGTGGGTGAAATCTCCCTTGAACGGGAACGTCAGGTGGCCAAGGTGGTCCTTCATATCGATACAAGTGTGGAAATTAGCGAAGATAGTATTGCCTCGGTAAAAACTTCTGGTATAATAGGAGAAAAATTTATCGCTATTTCACCTGGCGGGGCTGAGATACTGCTTGAAGATCAAGATGAAATATTTAATACGGAATCTTCACTGGATATTGAATCTTTGATCCGAAAATTTATTTTCAGCAATGAAAACCCATAACCACCTCAGGAATAAAATGAAATCACCCAAAATTTATCCGTTGTTCATTTTCATCCTCCTGTTTTTCACGGGTATTTCATCTGCCAATTTAGATACCAGTTCACAAAAAAAAGCAGACCAGGCCCAAGAGCAGCTCGAGGAACTTGTTGATCAGGTCTTGTCCATTATCCAGGATTCCAAGCTTGCCCAGGACCCTGTAAAATATAAACAGGTCTTGTATGAAAAGGCGATGAAAATCTTTGATTTTAAAACCTTTTCAAGGCTGGCTTTGGGAAGAAAATACAAGGCCTTTTCTCCTGACCAGCAAAAGGATTTTATTTTATACTTTTCAAAGTTGATTTCAAACACCTATTTTCCCAAACTTGCGGGCCAGGATGTTCACAATATCCAAATTTTTTATCTGGACACCCATGCTCTGCCCACCAAAAGGAAAATCTACAGAACAGACATACACACCCAGCTTGTCCATGGCCAGACCCGCATCCCTGTTGTTTACAGAATGATTCAAAAACCGGACCTGGACTGGAAAATTTATGATATTAAAATTGAAGGGGTATCAATGGCTGCCAACTACAACGAACAATACCGGCAGCAAATTTCACTCACCCCCGAACAGATAATCTTTCAGCTTAAGGAAAAGGTTGAACAATGAAACATCTGCCAACACTCATTCTTGCCTGTCTTATAATCCTAGTTCACGGAGCTTACGCCCTGGCAGAAGAAAATCCTGTCCCTCCCCCTCAGACCATGAGCAGCCAGACCGGTACAGATCCTGTTGTTTTGTCCGAGGACAGCCTGGATGATGAAGAGTTCAGCGACGATCTCTTTGACGAGTATGATACGGACACCACGGATGATCAGATGGTATCAGATCCCATCTATTATTTTAACTATGCCATGTACCAATTCAACGATTTTTTATACTTTTACGGTCTCAAACCTGTTTCCCGGGGGTATAAGGCCATTGTGCCCACACCGGCCAGAAGGGGAATCAATAATTTTTTCAACAACCTGCTCTTTCCGGTCCGTTTTGTCAACAACCTGCTCCAGGGCAAGGTTGAAGGCGCTGCAACTGAATTTTCAGCTTTTTTTGTCAATTCAACCCTCGGCATCTTTGGGTTCAACGATTTTGCTCAGAAACATATGGATATCACCTTGAACGAAGAAGATCTCGGACAGACCCTTGGATCCTATAATATCGGAGACGGGTTTTACCTAGTCTTGCCCGTACTCGGTCCTTCCACCCTCAGGGATACCATTGGCAGGGCAGGGGACTGGTTTATCACCCCGGTCAATTATGTGGAGCCCTGGGAATTATCCTGGGGCGTATGGGGAGTGGACAAGACCAACAGAACCTCTTTTAGAATCGGCGATTACGAGGCCCTTAAGCAGGCAGCCCTTGATCCTTATGTGGCCCTGAGAAATGCCTATATTCAAAACCGAAGGTCCCTGATCAGACAATAATTGATCAGACCATAATTCAAGGCACTTATTCGATAAGATCCGGTCTGCGGTTTGGCAGAAAATAACGCATTTTATGGGATCTGACCCGGGTGATGGCGGACAGGTCCATTTCAACCATGTGAATTCCTGGTTTATTTCCCATTTTTTTAGACATGAGATGGCCGTCCGGCCCGATGGCAAGGGCAAGCCCTGGAAATTCAAGTCCTCTTCCATTTTCACCCGTCTGGTTGACTGCAGCAACAAACACACCGTTGTCAAAGGCCCTTGCCGGCAGATGGCGCATCCATGATAAAAACTTTTCCTCTGGGCTCGTCCTTGGAGAGGCATGGGGAATAAAGATCATATCTGCCTTTTTCAATGCCATGGCAGTGGCAAGTTCGGGAAAATGGGCATCATAACAAAGCTGAATACCAAAACAGGCCTTTTTGAACTTAAAAACCTTTACACTGTTGCCCGGGGTAAAATAAGGGGCTTCAAAGGGGGAGAGATGAATTTTACGGTAAAACCCGGGATCATATCCCGGCCGGATCACCAGATGGGTGGCATAGACCTTGTTGTCCGAAGCCCGTTCCAAAAGACCTGCAAGAATCGCCATATTGTATTTTGATGCGGCGCAAGATATCTGGCCGAGCCAGTCTGGCTTAATTGACCGGGCAATGGAGACATCTGCCGGTGCATACCCGGTAAGGTTCATTTCGGGAAAAACAAGGATATCCGCCTTTAACCCGGCGGCAATGGATATGGTATCGAGGGTGGAGTCAAGGTTGCGCTCAAAATCGCCGGCCACACAGGTCTGAATTACAAGGGCTGCCCTGATTGTCGTCATATTTACGTTCAGATCATACTTTAAAGTTGGCTGAAATTTTAAAGACATGGGTGGCCGGAAGGTTGAGAATGGTCGTCACCCCGGTCTCTTTGGCAATGAGTTCAAGATTTTTTTCAATGGTGTCAACGGACGGGGCAATAAAGGTGAACCAGATATTAAACTTGTGGTCCCGCCTGTAATTGTGTGTCACCCCGGGAAACCGGTTTACGGTTTGTGTAAATAGTTCCACCTTGTCTTCTTCCACCTGGGCCGCACATAAGGTGGAATGGTATCCAAGACGGTCCGGGCTGAAATTTCCTCCGATCCTCCGAATCAGCAGATCTTTTTTCATTGTCTTGATCCGCCCGATCACATCCTCTTCCGAGAGTCCGAGTTTTTCTCCAATAATCTTAAAGGGTCTTGGATGGATGGGAAAATCAACCTGAATGCTGTTTAGAATATCTTTATTGGTATGGTCTATCATTGGCCTTGCCACCCCTTTTAAAACAAAAGGCCCTGTTTTTTCAAACAGGGCCTTTAAAACCGAACAGAAAAACTAAAAATCAGTTTGACTATACACAACCGGTAGGTTTGGGCAGACCGGCCATTTTACAGGCACCTTTACCAGGTCCTGAGGGGAACAATTCGTAGATGTGTTTCAGTTTGAACTTGGTCAGTTTAGAAAGAACACGTACCATGGGAGCAATACCATTTTTTTCGTAGTAGTCCTGAAGAACTTTAACCAGCTGCCAATGTTCGTCAGTCAACTCTTCGATACCTTCCTGGCCTTTTACATAATCAACCCATTCTTCGCAGTACAGGTTGTAGTCAAGCAGGAATCCGTCTTCATCTATTTCAAAAGTTTTTCCGGTAAATTCGACTGTTGCCATTTACATTTTCCTCCTAAAAAAAAGTTTTTTCTTACCTAATTCAGTTAAGCCTATCATTAAGACATACCGTCTTCACATCAATAGTTACTTTAATAATTGACGACTAAACATATCTCAGCAGGGTATGGTTGTCAACAAAGAATCCTTGCTGATTGTTAAAAAAAACCACGGGCCTAAACCCATTGTTTTTAATACTCTTTAGGCGTCTTGTTAATCTCTGCCAGGGTAAAAACCGGACCGTCTTTACAGACCAGCTCTTTACCGATATTACACCGTCCGCACATACCAATGCCGCACTTCATCCTGTTTTCAAGGGACATGATGATCTGGTCCGGCCCGTAACCGAGTTTGGTCAGGGCAGGCTGGGTAAACTTGATCATAATCGGGGGCCCGCAGATAATGGCATAGGTGTCTTTGTCCGCCTTGGGGGCGTTGTCTTCAACCACCTGGGGAACAAATCCTGTATGGTATTGCCAGTCAGGATCATCAGTCCCGTCAACCGTGATATGCATGTTGATATCATCACGTTTTTCCCAGTCAAAAAGTTCCTCTCTGTAGAGCAGCATGCCCGGAGATCTTGCACCGTATACCACGTCAATATTTCCAAATTTGGCACGGTTGGCCGGATCGAGCATATAAATAATAGAGGAACGCAGGGTGGTAAATGCAAATCCACCACCGATAATGACCACGTTTTTACCCTCAAGTTTGTCCCAGGGATACCAATTGCCCAAGGGGCCGCGGATTCCCATGATATCTCCCACCTTCATATTATGCAGATGGGAGGTGACCACCCCGGTTCTAAAAACCGTGAATTTTACAAACCCCTTTTCAACCGGTGAAGAGGCAATACCTATGGGTATTTCACCCACACCCGGGATGGACAATTCAGCAAATTGTCCTGCCTGGTAGGCAAACTTTTCTTCATCACCCTCGTTGATAAAAACAAAGGTAAAGGTTTTAAGGGACCTGTCTTCCGTAGCCACTTCAATATTGTCAATGCGAACCGGATACGGCATATATGGATTTTCCATTTTCTTATCTCCTTTGTCCGCTATTCTTGTTTCTCATATGAATTCATTGTTTGGCAGACCTCTCTGATGTCAATGTTCACAGGACAGCTTTTGACGCATCTGCCGCATCCCACGCACATAATCCCCTGGTCATACTTATCCAGAAAATATTTAAGCTTGTGCATGAACCGCTGTCTGACCCGCTGGTTTTTTTCACCCCTGGGGTTGTGACCTGTAGCATGGCGGGTAAAGAGAGGAGACATGCAAGTATCCCAGTTGCGGAACCTTACCGAAGCCTTCTGCTTTGCCTCGTCCTGGATGTCAAAACACCAGCAGGTGGGGCATACATAAGTACAGGTCCCGCAGTTAATGCAGGAAAAGGCAATGTCATCCCAGAAGGGTGCCTGGTGAAGATCAAGTATGGTTTTATCCTTAAGCCTGTCCGTGTCAACAGAAGAACTGATATTGGACTCGGCCTCTTTTTTGAGCACATCCAAAAGCACCTGGCTTTCTTTTTCATCGGCCCCGGTTTCAAATCCGCAGGCAGCGGCAAAGGCCTCTCCCTTGGGAGTGAGCACCTTGGCCAGAAATTTGTCGTCCAGGTCGGCCAGCAGGATATCAAGGCCCTGTTCATCAAAGGGGCCGGATCCTGTGGACGTGGAAAAATCAAAGGGTGAAGGCTTGTTAATACCCAGACCCACAAAGGTGGTGGCCTCATAGGCATCACACCAATACGGATCTTTGTAATCGTCGGTATCAAAGTTAAGTTTCACCAATTGGACGGCCTTGGCATCATAGGGCCTTATACCGATGACTGCCCTTGGGGTGTAATCCGCTTGCGCCCGTTTCATGATGTGATGGTCTTCAACAGACTCGTCCAGGCTTACGGTCAAAATTTTCTCTGTCTGGGGAAAAAGAACGGATTTGGCAGAGAGCACAGAATC
It encodes:
- a CDS encoding ABC transporter permease codes for the protein MLKQQLEILGTQTLFRLESLGRLILFLGAGLVQAFVPPFQWAKIMEQLWFIGAKSMFVIILTALFTGMVLGLQGYHTLVSFGSEAALGSAVAMTLIRELGPVLCAIMIAARAGSAMAAEIGVMRMSEQIDALETMEIHPVRFTFSPRIIAALISFPLLTALFDITGILGGYLTGSIMLGINENIYMEKVVQSISLGDITGGFFKALVFGLLVTTVCCYRGYYAHLAGNEQGYGAKGVSLATTNAVVNSCILILISDYIITSFLV
- a CDS encoding ATP-binding cassette domain-containing protein, which codes for MSKPFIELIDIHKCFDTNAVLKGVNLTIDQGKITTVIGKSGTGKSVLLKHIIGLLHQDSGQLLINGIPLDRMNKKTKHGFQKELSYMFQDNALFDFLTVYENIALPLTEKTKQSSMDIKKHVLEKMRVLGLTGTQNKYPSQLSGGMRKRVALARALITDPKAVLFDEPTTGLDPVRKNNVHSMIAQYQKEFGFTAIIVTHDIPEIFEITQDIAMLDRGKIIFQGTTLEILNSDNPSVNSFIQGQNYSTKAS
- the mlaD gene encoding outer membrane lipid asymmetry maintenance protein MlaD gives rise to the protein MKNKNIELYVGVFVVICSICVGYLVLVIGDVKLFGGERYALYGYFSSASGLKTGARVEMAGVDIGNVGEISLERERQVAKVVLHIDTSVEISEDSIASVKTSGIIGEKFIAISPGGAEILLEDQDEIFNTESSLDIESLIRKFIFSNENP
- a CDS encoding ABC transporter substrate-binding protein, with amino-acid sequence MKSPKIYPLFIFILLFFTGISSANLDTSSQKKADQAQEQLEELVDQVLSIIQDSKLAQDPVKYKQVLYEKAMKIFDFKTFSRLALGRKYKAFSPDQQKDFILYFSKLISNTYFPKLAGQDVHNIQIFYLDTHALPTKRKIYRTDIHTQLVHGQTRIPVVYRMIQKPDLDWKIYDIKIEGVSMAANYNEQYRQQISLTPEQIIFQLKEKVEQ
- a CDS encoding VacJ family lipoprotein, which produces MKHLPTLILACLIILVHGAYALAEENPVPPPQTMSSQTGTDPVVLSEDSLDDEEFSDDLFDEYDTDTTDDQMVSDPIYYFNYAMYQFNDFLYFYGLKPVSRGYKAIVPTPARRGINNFFNNLLFPVRFVNNLLQGKVEGAATEFSAFFVNSTLGIFGFNDFAQKHMDITLNEEDLGQTLGSYNIGDGFYLVLPVLGPSTLRDTIGRAGDWFITPVNYVEPWELSWGVWGVDKTNRTSFRIGDYEALKQAALDPYVALRNAYIQNRRSLIRQ
- a CDS encoding amidohydrolase, whose translation is MTTIRAALVIQTCVAGDFERNLDSTLDTISIAAGLKADILVFPEMNLTGYAPADVSIARSIKPDWLGQISCAASKYNMAILAGLLERASDNKVYATHLVIRPGYDPGFYRKIHLSPFEAPYFTPGNSVKVFKFKKACFGIQLCYDAHFPELATAMALKKADMIFIPHASPRTSPEEKFLSWMRHLPARAFDNGVFVAAVNQTGENGRGLEFPGLALAIGPDGHLMSKKMGNKPGIHMVEMDLSAITRVRSHKMRYFLPNRRPDLIE
- a CDS encoding Lrp/AsnC family transcriptional regulator, with the translated sequence MIDHTNKDILNSIQVDFPIHPRPFKIIGEKLGLSEEDVIGRIKTMKKDLLIRRIGGNFSPDRLGYHSTLCAAQVEEDKVELFTQTVNRFPGVTHNYRRDHKFNIWFTFIAPSVDTIEKNLELIAKETGVTTILNLPATHVFKISANFKV
- a CDS encoding TusE/DsrC/DsvC family sulfur relay protein; protein product: MATVEFTGKTFEIDEDGFLLDYNLYCEEWVDYVKGQEGIEELTDEHWQLVKVLQDYYEKNGIAPMVRVLSKLTKFKLKHIYELFPSGPGKGACKMAGLPKPTGCV
- a CDS encoding FAD/NAD(P)-binding protein; its protein translation is MENPYMPYPVRIDNIEVATEDRSLKTFTFVFINEGDEEKFAYQAGQFAELSIPGVGEIPIGIASSPVEKGFVKFTVFRTGVVTSHLHNMKVGDIMGIRGPLGNWYPWDKLEGKNVVIIGGGFAFTTLRSSIIYMLDPANRAKFGNIDVVYGARSPGMLLYREELFDWEKRDDINMHITVDGTDDPDWQYHTGFVPQVVEDNAPKADKDTYAIICGPPIMIKFTQPALTKLGYGPDQIIMSLENRMKCGIGMCGRCNIGKELVCKDGPVFTLAEINKTPKEY
- a CDS encoding 4Fe-4S dicluster domain-containing protein yields the protein MKFITIDKKDWTKGIDKSRKTYQLFGPVKDENGCQIRQLAADVQPDMSYTDSVLSAKSVLFPQTEKILTVSLDESVEDHHIMKRAQADYTPRAVIGIRPYDAKAVQLVKLNFDTDDYKDPYWCDAYEATTFVGLGINKPSPFDFSTSTGSGPFDEQGLDILLADLDDKFLAKVLTPKGEAFAAACGFETGADEKESQVLLDVLKKEAESNISSSVDTDRLKDKTILDLHQAPFWDDIAFSCINCGTCTYVCPTCWCFDIQDEAKQKASVRFRNWDTCMSPLFTRHATGHNPRGEKNQRVRQRFMHKLKYFLDKYDQGIMCVGCGRCVKSCPVNIDIREVCQTMNSYEKQE